The Candidatus Krumholzibacteriia bacterium sequence CCGCCGCGCAATCCGCCGTTCGGTGGACCGGCCGCGACGAGCCGACGTCCCTGCGTTCCTTCCCGCGAAAGGCCCCACCGTGAAGATCCAGGTCCAGCAGCCAGATCTCGTGCGCGCCCTCGGAGCGGTCGCCAACGTGGTCAGCAGCAAGACCACCTTGCCGATCCTGTCGACGATCCTGTTCGACGCGACGAAATCGGGTCTGACGCTGGCCGCGACCGATCTCGACGTCTCGGTCGTCACGAAGGTCGGCGAGGTCGAGGTCGAGAAGGACGGCAAGGCGGCGATCCCGGCGTCGAAGTTCGTCGCCTTCGCGCGGACGCTGGGCGCCGATCCGGTCGTGATCAAGGCGTCGGGCGAGAAGGTCGCCGTGACCTGCGGGCGAGCCCGGCTCGAGGAACCCTGCATGGCTCCGGAGGACTTCCCGAGTCTGCCGAGCTTCGGGGAGATGGCCTCGATCGAAGTCCCGGGCGAGATCCTCACGACCATGATCCGGACCACGATCTACGCGATCTCGCGCGACGAGACGCGACCGGCCCTGCAGGGCGTGCACTGGGAACTCGAACCCGACGCGATCACGATGGTGGCCACCGACGGACACCGGCTGAGCCGGGTGCGGCGCGAGGTCGGGACGGGGCTGCCGGAGACACGCAAGTTGATCGCCAGCAGTGCAGGTCTCCAGCAGGTCCTGCGACTGACCGAAGGCGTCGAAACCGTCCGTATCCACCTGGGAGAGAATCAGTTGAGTTTCGAACTCGGCGACACGGTGGTGCACACGCGGCTCGTCGAGGGCATGTTCCCCAACTACGAGCAGGTGATCCCGAAGGGCAACGAGCGCCTCGTCACCTGTGATCGGCAGACGCTCGCGGACCGCATCCGGCGGGTGAAGATCTCGGCCGACCGGGTCACCAACCAGGTCCGGTTCGAGCTCGAGCCGGGAACGTTGAACCTGTCGGCCAGCGGCACCGAGGGCAGCCGTGCCGAGGACCAGCTCCAGGTCGAGTACGACGGCGAGCCGCTGATCATCGGATTCAACCACAACTACGTCGAGGACGTGCTCAAGCACATGGCGGCCGAGAACGTCCAGATCGCTCTCGACCGGCCCGATACGGCGGCGATCGTGGTCCCGGCCGACCCTCCCGCGGCGAAGGCCTCCGACAGCGACGACCTGTGCCTGCTGATGCCTCTCCGCCTGAACGATTGAGTTCCGGTCCGCCGTGCGGATAACCCGCGTCAAGCTCCACAGTTTCAGGAACTTAGAGCCCCTGGAGGTGGCCGTTTCGCCCCGCGTGAATATACTGTTGGGACGCAACGGGCAGGGAAAGACGAACTTCCTCGAAGGTCTCTCGTACCTGGCCCTCGGGCGCTCGTGGCGCACCGGACGCGACCGCGAGCTGATCGGGTTCGACAAGGATTTCTGCCACGTGACCGTGGAGGGGCGTGACGATCAGGGCGATTCCCTGAAGCTCACCGCGTCGCTCACTCGGGAGGGAAAGAAGAAACTCGAGATCGACGGCCAGGCCCTGGCGCGTCAGTCCGACCTCGTGGGGCACCTCTCGGTGGTGCGCTTCGATCCCGACGAGGTCGAACTCGCGAAGGGCAGTCCCGAGCATCGGCGCCGCTTCCTGGACTACACCCTCAGTCTCTGCTCGGCGAGCTACTTCCGTCATCTGCTCGACTACCGCCGCGCGGTCGCCCAGAAGAACCGTCTTCTGAAGCAGCGCGACGGAAGTCTCCAGGGGCAACTCGATGCCTTCGACGGCGAGCTCGTGCGCTCCGGCGTGCCGCTGCTCGTCGAACGTGCCCGCTTCCTCGGAACACTCGAGGAGCACACGCGCGAGGCCTATCGGGAACTGGCTCCGCGTGGCGGACGCCTGGAGCTGCGGATCACGACGACCGTCGAGCGAGAGAACGACGAGGACGAGGACGCCACGCGGGCCGCCTTCGTCCGCCGACTGGAGGAGATACGAGCGCAGGAACTCACGATGAAGCACGCTTTGGTGGGCCCGCACCGCGATCGACTCGACGTCGACCTGGGAGGCCACTCGCTCCGCCGCTACGGCAGCCAGGGCGAGAAACGGACGGCGTCGATCGCGCTCAAGCTCGCCCAGGGGGAACTCCTGTACGAGCGCACGAACGAACGGCCCGTGGTGCTGCTCGACGACATCTTCAGCGAACTCGATCGCCATCGGACCGAGGCCCTGCAGACACGTCTCCATCGTGAGCACCAGCTGTTCATCGCGACCGCCCGGGTGGACCACGTGGTCGCCCTTCGCGACTGGGAGGCGCTGAAGGTCTGGACCGTGCGCGACGGCGTGCTCACGGAACTCGAATCGCTCGACGACGACGTCATCGCGGCCCAACGGCGGGCCATGACGGAGGACGCATGAACGAAGGACCCCGACGGCTCGACGAGGTGCTCGACGGACTCATCGGACGCAGCCCATTACGGCCCGGTCTGGAACGTCAGCAGGCCCTCGAGAGTTGGAAGGACGTCGTGGGTCCGGAGATCGCGCGACACAGCCGCGCCGAAGCGATCCACGACGGGGTCCTGCGCGTCCGGGTCGAGAGCAGCGTCTGGGCCCAGGAACTCGTCCTCCTGCGCTCGCAGATCCTGAAGGGATTCGCCGAGCGCCTCGGGCCGGGAGAGGTCCGCGAGATCCGCTTCCATTCCGGCAGCGAGATCCTCTGAACACGAGGAGACGGAATTGAACGCACCGCACGAGCAGTACACGTCCAAGGGGATCCAGGTCCTGAAGGGCCTCGAGGGCGTACGCCATCGACCCGGGATGTACATCGGCGACACTGCGGAAAGAGGCCTGCACCATCTCGTGTACGAGGTCGTCGACAACTCGATCGACGAGGCGTTGGCCGGACACTGTGACCAGATCCACATCACGGTCGAGGCAGATGGCCACGTGAGCGTGCTCGACAACGGACGCGGCATTCCCGTGGACTACCACGAAGACGAAGGCAAGTCCGCGCTCGAGGTCGTCATGACCTCTCTGCACGCCGGCGGTAAATTCGACAAGGGTAGTTACAAGGTGTCCGGTGGTCTGCACGGTGTCGGCGTGAGCGTCGTGAACGCCCTCAGCTCCGAGACCGAGGTCGAGGTCTACCGCGGCGGGAAGATCCACCGGCAGACCTACGTGCGCGGAATCCCGAGCACCGACGTCGAGTTGATCGGCGAAGCCCCCGAGGGCAAACGCGGAACCCTGGTTCGCTTCCTCCCCGATTCGGAGATCTTCGAGGTCGACCGGTTCAGCTTCGACACGCTCGCCCAGCGTGCGCGCGAACTCGCCTTCCTGAACGCCGGTGTGAAGATCGTCCTGACCGACCTCTCCGAGGACGATCCGCGCGAGCAGTCGTTCCTCTACGAGGGCGGGCTCCAGGAATTCGTCGCCTGGCTGAACAAGAACAAGGAGATGCTGCACGGCGCACCGATCACCATCAACGGTGAGCGCGACGGCGTCGAGGCCGAGATCGCCATGCAGTACAACGAGAGCTATCGCGAGAACATCTTCACCTACGTCAACAACATCCATACGATCGAGGGTGGAACCCATCTCAGTGGCTTCAAGACCGCGCTGACGAAGACCATCAACGACTACGCGGAGAGTTCCGGGCTGGCCAAGAAACACAAGGTCAAGCTGCTCGGTGAAGACGTTCGTGAAGGCCTGACCGCAGTCGTGAGCGTGAAAGTCCCCGAGCCGCAGTTCGAGGGACAGACGAAGACCAAGCTCGGCAACAGCGAGGTGCAGTGGGTCGTCACCAACCTCGTCAACCGAGCCCTGGCCGAGTTCTTCGAGGAGAACCCGGCGGTCGCGAAGAAGGTCGTCGAGAAGGCCATGGGAGCGGCCCGGAGCCGCGAGGCCGCCCGTAAGGCCAAGGAGCTGACGCGCCGCAAGAACGCGCTCGAGAGCTCGAGCCTCCCGGGCAAGCTGGCCGACTGCAGCAACCGCGATCCGGCGGTGTCGGAGATCTACCTCGTCGAGGGCGACTCGGCCGGCGGCAGTGCCAAGCAGGCCCGAGACCGGAACTTCCAGGCGGTGCTCCCGCTCAAGGGCAAGATCCTGAACGTCGAGAAGGCGCGGCTGGACAAGGCGCTGAACAACGAAGAGGTGAAGACGATCATCACCGCGCTCGGTACGGGTGTCGGTGAGGACCAGTTCGACATCTCGAAGCTGCGCTACCACAAGATCATCATCATGACCGACGCGGACGTCGACGGCAGCCACATCCGGACGCTGCTGCTGACCCTGTTCTTCCGCTACATGCCCGACCTGATCGTCGATGGTCACGTGTACATGGCCGAGCCGCCGCTCTACCGCGTGTCGAAGAAGGAAGACGCCCGCTACGCGCAGACCGAAGACGAGAAGGACCAGATCGTCGCCGACTTCGGTGGCGAGAAGGGTCTGTACATCCAGCGCTACAAGGGTCTGGGCGAGATGAATCCGGAGCAGTTGTGGGAGACCACGATGAACCCGGAGTCGCGTACGATGACCCGTGTCCGTCTCGACGACGTCGCCGAGGCCGAGCAGGTCTTCACCATGCTCATGGGAGACCTGGTCGAGCCGCGCCGCCGCTTCATCGAAGAGAACGCCGAGCACGTCGATCTCGAGGAACTGGACATCTAGTCCTCATCCCTGCCGAGGAAGACTCCGTTGAGTGACGAACGCATCCTGAACGTCGATGTCGAGCGCCAGATGCGGCGCTCGTACCTCGAGTACTCCATGTCGGTGATCGTGTCGCGCGCCCTGCCCGACGTGCGCGACGGTCTGAAGCCGGTGCACCGCCGCGTGCTCACGGCGATGAACGACCTGAACCTCTCGCCCGGGCGGCCCTACCGCAAGAGCGCGAAGATCACCGGTGACACGACGGGCAACTACCATCCGCACGGAACGGCGGCGGTGTACGACACCCTCGTGCGACTCGCACAGCCCTTCTCGATGCGGTATCCGCTCGTCGACGGACAGGGCAACTTCGGCAGCATCGACGGCGACTCCCCGGCGGCCGAGCGCTACACCGAGGCCCGCCTGACGCCGCTGGCGATGGAGATGCTGCGCGACCTCGAGAAGAACACCGTCGACTTCGTCCCCAACTACGACGGCAGCCGCGAGATGCCGAGCGTGCTGCCGAGCTCCGTGCCGAACGCCCTGATCAACGGGACCACCGGCATCGCGGTGGGCATGGCGACCAACTGCCCACCCCACAACCTGACCGAGATCGTGGACGGCCTGATCGCCCTGCTCGAGAGCCCGGACATGGAGCCCATCGAGATGCTCCAACACGTCCAGGGACCGGATTTCCCCACCGGAGCGTTGATCCACGGCCGCGCCGGCATCCGCGACTACGTGACCACCGGCCGCGGCCGGGTGGTCATGCGCGCCCGCACCGAGTTCGAGGAACTGCCGAGCGGCCGCGAGGCGATCATCGTCCACGAGATCCCCTACTACGTGAACAAGGCCGAACTGATCCAGAAGATCGCACAGCTCGTGCGCGAGGGTCACATCACCGGGATCGCCGACCTCAACGACGAGACCGATCGCCGCGGCATGCGCATCGTCATCACGTTGAAGAAGGACGCCCAGGGGCAGGTGGTCCTGAACCAGCTCTTCAAGCACACCGCCATGCAGAGCACCTTCGGGGTGAACAACCTCGCGCTGGTGGGCAACCAGCCCACGGTGCTGAGCATGAAGGACACGATGCAGCACTACCTCGACTTCCGGGAGGAAGTCGTGGTGCGGCGTACGCGATTCGACCTGGAGAAGGCCGAGGCGCGCGCGCACATCCTCGAGGGCTACCGCATCGCGCTCGACAACATCGACGAGATCATCGAGCTGATCCGCGGCAGCGCCGACGCCGAGACCGCACGCAACGAACTCATGCAGCGATTCGGCCTGAGCGAGCGTCAGGCGCAGGCCATTCTCGAGCTGCGTCTTCAGCGACTCACCGGACTCGAACGTGGGAAGATCGAGACCGAGTACCAGGAGTTGATCCAGGAGATCGAACGTCTGCGTTCGATCCTCGAGAGTCGCGCACTGCAGTTGAAGATCATCGAGGACGAACTCCGCGAGATCCAGAGGAAGTACGGCGACGAGCGGCGCACCGAGATCATGGACGCACAGGGGGACGTGTCCATGGAGGACCTCATCGCCGAGCGCGAGATGGTGGTCACGGTCAGCAACGCCGGATACGTCAAGCGCCTCGCCTCGAGCGAGTACCGCAGCCAGGGCCGCGGCGGCAAGGGGGTGTCGGCCGGAGCGCTCAAGGACGAGGACTGGGTCGAGCAGCTCTTCGTGGCGAGCACGCACGACGACGTCCTGTTCTTCACGACCTACGGCCGGGTCTTCAGTCTGAAGGTCTACCAACTGCCCGAGGCGAGCCGGACGGCGCGGGGGAAGTCCCTTCGCAACCTGTTGCCGCTCGATTCGGAGGAGCGGGTGAACGCCACGCTGAAGGTGCACGGAGAATTCAGTTCCGATCGATTCCTCTTCTTCTCGACACGCAACGGACTGGTCAAGCGTACGTCGTTGGACCAGTTCCGGAACATCCGGTCGTCCGGGCTCCGGGCGATCGGGCTGATGGAGGACGACGAATTGATCGGCGTGCGGTTGACGCAGGCCGGCCAGCACGCGATCCTCACCGCTCGGTCGGGCAAGTGCATTCGCTTCGCCGTCGAGGACGCCCGGGCCATGGGGCGGACGGCGCGTGGGGTGAAGGGCATCGAGCTCGCTTCGGCGGACGACGCGGTGGTCAGCATGATCGTCGTCGACGCCGACGACATCTCGCAGCTCCTGTGCGTGACCGAGGGGGGCTACGGCAAGCGGACGGTGCTCGACGAGTACCGACTGCAGAACCGGGGCGGCAAGGGCATCATCACCATGAAGGTGTCCCCGCGGAACGGCCCGATCGTGGCGCAGCTCGGCGTGTACGAGACCGACGAGGTCATGATCATCACGCGGCGGGGAGTGATCATCCGCACCGCCGTCGAAGGCATCAGCAAGATCGGCCGGAACACCCAGGGTGTCCGGGTGATCCACCTCAATCCAGGAGACATCGTTTCGACCATCGCCAGGATCGCCACGCCCGAGGACATCGAGGACGAGATCGAGGGCGACTCCGCGGACGAGGCGACCCCCTCGGATGCTTCGGATCCGAGCCCGGACGGAGACCAGGGGTCCGAGGCCTAGGCCCAGGATCCCGCCGCGGTTCCGCGGACCCCGCGGAACGACGGAGACGGACTGGATGGGTGCAACGACGCTCGGTCGGAGCCGTTCGAATCCCGAACGCTCTGGCCGGAGATCCGCACGACGGATCACGCTCCTGCTGCTGATTCTTCTCGTGGCCGCACAGCCGGCACGGGGGACGGCGGAGTCCACGACCGAACTGGTCGACGGTTTCCGGCTCGTGCACGACGGCGCGGGAGCGTTCCGTCTCGAGCGTGACGACACAACGTATCTCGATGTCGAACTGCGATGGTTCTCGGCGACCGGCGGCCGTGCCGACGGAACGCCCCTGACCGCGGCCGCGGGATGGCAGCCCGTGGCGCGCGACGAGGGGACGGTTGCGCGGAGCGCGGCGCTGGACCGCGAGCTGCACGTCCGCACCCGACACTGGCGCTACTTCCACGTCGATCCGGTGGCCTTCGTCGATGCGCAGATGCTCACCGCCGAGGGGGACGAATCGGCGGGCGCGGCAGGCCTCGCCCTGCGCGCCGACACGGGCTGGACGCGGCGTACGGTCGTCTCGCGACCCCACCTGGCGATCGGACGCGCGCCGAGTGTCGAGTTCGAGATCCTCGAGACCACGGTCGCGCTCGACGCCCATGAACGGCGCCATCTGGGAGTCGTGCGCCTCGATCGTCGCCGGTCGGTACCCCAGGCCGACGGGTCCACGCTCCTGTGGGAGGCCGGGACTCCGACCACCTGGCCCCTGGCCGTGATCGTGGCGCGATCCCGATCGTCGCTCGAGTACCTGGCCGGCCAGGCCCTGGTGACCTTCGACGGGGTCGGCGCGGAGGATCCGCCCGGGTGGAAGGTCCCACCCATGTGCGGTCGCTGCCGTGATCCCCGGATCGAGGAACTCCGGGTGGAGCTGTCCCTCCGCGACCGCAGCCTCCGCGTGCTCGCGTCGACGCCATCCGACCGGTCGGTCCATCCGGTGAGCTGGGAATCCCTGCGTCTCGAGGGCGTTCCGCTGAACGTCCACGACCGCGGACCCGAGGGCGCGGGGCGCCGCTACGTGATCCCGGTGTCGTCACCCCTGGCCCTGGAGATCGCCCGCGCCTCCGTCGACGGATCGCTCGACGCCGAGATCTGGATGGACGCAGGGGTGGGAGTCGAGCCGGACGACGTGCTCGTCATCGCGCCTTCCCGGATCGACGAGTCGATCGAGGCCCTGGCCCCGGCGCATCTCGTGGACGAACTCCCCAGCTATCTCTCGCCCGACCTGGTCACCAACTGGCCGAACCCCTTCCGCGACGCCACGATGATCGAGGTCGAGGTTCCATCGACCCTCGGCGATGCCTTCGAGCTCGAACCCTCGATGCGTCGCCGTATCGATCCGTCGTCGCCTCCCCCCTTCGGGCCGCGGCCCATGGTGCGAGTGAAGGTCTACAACGTGAGCGGACAGCTGGTCGACGTGCTCGACGAAGAGGTCCGCGAGGCCGGACGCTTCAGCGTGCACTGGAACGGAAGTGACGCCCAGGGACGGCCCGTGGCCGCCGGTGCCTACTACGTGAACGTCGAGATGGGTGACTGGTCGGTGACCAAGCGCGTGCTGCGGATCCGCAACTAGCCGGCACCCCGCTCCGGTCGTCGCAGCCCGGCGCTCAGACCTCGGTCTCCAGCACGGCCTCGAGGATCTCCTCGGGGTTCTTCGCGCCGGTGCGGTCCTGGTACTCGCGGCAGCGGTGCAGGATGCGGCCGAACTCCGGGCCGGGCCGGATTCCGCGCGCGACGAGGTGGCGGCCCTGGACCACGTCGGTCGGCGCCTCGGCTTCGACCTCGAGGGCGCGGGCCCTCTGCACGAAGTGATCCCCGGCGGGGAAGCGGCGCGCGAGGGCCTCGGGCGTGGTACGGCCGAAGTGGTCGGCCCGGGCGAGACGCGCCAGCAGTTGCATGGACACCCCGGACGCGGCGAGCCGGCGGGCCAGGCGACGGTAGGCGCGGTCGGTCGAGTGCTGCTGGTAGAGCAGCGCCGGCGCCAGGTGATGCCGGGTGAGCGACCGCACGCGGGCGATCAGGTCCTTGGGCGCGCGCAACCGGTCGAGCAGCGACTGCACACGGGGCTCGCCCGCGACGTCGTGACCCGGCGAGCGGATGCGACCCTTCTCGGCGAAGGTCGTGGTCGCTTTGCCGAGGTCGTGACACAGGGCTCCGAACATGAGCGCCTCGTCCTCGGCGCGGATCTCGCGCGTCGACTTCAGCGACGCGGCGTGGCCGCTCATCCGCAGGCGGGCCGCCTCGTCGCAGACCATGAGCGTGTGCTCCCACACGTCACCCTCGGGGTGCCACTGCGGGTCCTGGGGAACCCCCACGAGGTCGTCGAGTTCGGGCAGGAAGCGCAGCAACGAAGTGCGCTCGAGCAGTTCGAGCCCGATCGACGGCTCCACGCCCTTCATCAGCAGCTTGCGGAGCTCCTCGAAGATCCGCTCGCCGCTCAGCTCGCTGAGGTCCTGCTCGTGGCAGATCCAGAGCAGCTCGGCGTCGGGTTGCATCTCGAAGCGAGCGGCGAACTGGGCGACGCGCACGGCGCGGAGAGGGTCCTCGCCGAAGGACCCCGGGTCGCAGGCGCGGAGCAGCCCTGAACGAAGATCCTCGAGTCCGCCGAGAGGGTCGAGGAACTCCCCCGTCAAGGGGTCCAGGGACATGGCGTTGATCGTCAGGTCGCGGCGACGCGCGGCGTCGACGAGCGACAGGTGCGGATCGACCTCGACGGCGATTCCGCGATGGCCGGGGCCGACCTTGCGATCGCGGCGAGGCATG is a genomic window containing:
- a CDS encoding HD domain-containing protein; translation: MPRRDRKVGPGHRGIAVEVDPHLSLVDAARRRDLTINAMSLDPLTGEFLDPLGGLEDLRSGLLRACDPGSFGEDPLRAVRVAQFAARFEMQPDAELLWICHEQDLSELSGERIFEELRKLLMKGVEPSIGLELLERTSLLRFLPELDDLVGVPQDPQWHPEGDVWEHTLMVCDEAARLRMSGHAASLKSTREIRAEDEALMFGALCHDLGKATTTFAEKGRIRSPGHDVAGEPRVQSLLDRLRAPKDLIARVRSLTRHHLAPALLYQQHSTDRAYRRLARRLAASGVSMQLLARLARADHFGRTTPEALARRFPAGDHFVQRARALEVEAEAPTDVVQGRHLVARGIRPGPEFGRILHRCREYQDRTGAKNPEEILEAVLETEV
- the gyrA gene encoding DNA gyrase subunit A, which gives rise to MSDERILNVDVERQMRRSYLEYSMSVIVSRALPDVRDGLKPVHRRVLTAMNDLNLSPGRPYRKSAKITGDTTGNYHPHGTAAVYDTLVRLAQPFSMRYPLVDGQGNFGSIDGDSPAAERYTEARLTPLAMEMLRDLEKNTVDFVPNYDGSREMPSVLPSSVPNALINGTTGIAVGMATNCPPHNLTEIVDGLIALLESPDMEPIEMLQHVQGPDFPTGALIHGRAGIRDYVTTGRGRVVMRARTEFEELPSGREAIIVHEIPYYVNKAELIQKIAQLVREGHITGIADLNDETDRRGMRIVITLKKDAQGQVVLNQLFKHTAMQSTFGVNNLALVGNQPTVLSMKDTMQHYLDFREEVVVRRTRFDLEKAEARAHILEGYRIALDNIDEIIELIRGSADAETARNELMQRFGLSERQAQAILELRLQRLTGLERGKIETEYQELIQEIERLRSILESRALQLKIIEDELREIQRKYGDERRTEIMDAQGDVSMEDLIAEREMVVTVSNAGYVKRLASSEYRSQGRGGKGVSAGALKDEDWVEQLFVASTHDDVLFFTTYGRVFSLKVYQLPEASRTARGKSLRNLLPLDSEERVNATLKVHGEFSSDRFLFFSTRNGLVKRTSLDQFRNIRSSGLRAIGLMEDDELIGVRLTQAGQHAILTARSGKCIRFAVEDARAMGRTARGVKGIELASADDAVVSMIVVDADDISQLLCVTEGGYGKRTVLDEYRLQNRGGKGIITMKVSPRNGPIVAQLGVYETDEVMIITRRGVIIRTAVEGISKIGRNTQGVRVIHLNPGDIVSTIARIATPEDIEDEIEGDSADEATPSDASDPSPDGDQGSEA
- the recF gene encoding DNA replication/repair protein RecF: MRITRVKLHSFRNLEPLEVAVSPRVNILLGRNGQGKTNFLEGLSYLALGRSWRTGRDRELIGFDKDFCHVTVEGRDDQGDSLKLTASLTREGKKKLEIDGQALARQSDLVGHLSVVRFDPDEVELAKGSPEHRRRFLDYTLSLCSASYFRHLLDYRRAVAQKNRLLKQRDGSLQGQLDAFDGELVRSGVPLLVERARFLGTLEEHTREAYRELAPRGGRLELRITTTVERENDEDEDATRAAFVRRLEEIRAQELTMKHALVGPHRDRLDVDLGGHSLRRYGSQGEKRTASIALKLAQGELLYERTNERPVVLLDDIFSELDRHRTEALQTRLHREHQLFIATARVDHVVALRDWEALKVWTVRDGVLTELESLDDDVIAAQRRAMTEDA
- a CDS encoding DUF721 domain-containing protein, giving the protein MNEGPRRLDEVLDGLIGRSPLRPGLERQQALESWKDVVGPEIARHSRAEAIHDGVLRVRVESSVWAQELVLLRSQILKGFAERLGPGEVREIRFHSGSEIL
- a CDS encoding FlgD immunoglobulin-like domain containing protein → MGATTLGRSRSNPERSGRRSARRITLLLLILLVAAQPARGTAESTTELVDGFRLVHDGAGAFRLERDDTTYLDVELRWFSATGGRADGTPLTAAAGWQPVARDEGTVARSAALDRELHVRTRHWRYFHVDPVAFVDAQMLTAEGDESAGAAGLALRADTGWTRRTVVSRPHLAIGRAPSVEFEILETTVALDAHERRHLGVVRLDRRRSVPQADGSTLLWEAGTPTTWPLAVIVARSRSSLEYLAGQALVTFDGVGAEDPPGWKVPPMCGRCRDPRIEELRVELSLRDRSLRVLASTPSDRSVHPVSWESLRLEGVPLNVHDRGPEGAGRRYVIPVSSPLALEIARASVDGSLDAEIWMDAGVGVEPDDVLVIAPSRIDESIEALAPAHLVDELPSYLSPDLVTNWPNPFRDATMIEVEVPSTLGDAFELEPSMRRRIDPSSPPPFGPRPMVRVKVYNVSGQLVDVLDEEVREAGRFSVHWNGSDAQGRPVAAGAYYVNVEMGDWSVTKRVLRIRN
- the gyrB gene encoding DNA topoisomerase (ATP-hydrolyzing) subunit B, with translation MNAPHEQYTSKGIQVLKGLEGVRHRPGMYIGDTAERGLHHLVYEVVDNSIDEALAGHCDQIHITVEADGHVSVLDNGRGIPVDYHEDEGKSALEVVMTSLHAGGKFDKGSYKVSGGLHGVGVSVVNALSSETEVEVYRGGKIHRQTYVRGIPSTDVELIGEAPEGKRGTLVRFLPDSEIFEVDRFSFDTLAQRARELAFLNAGVKIVLTDLSEDDPREQSFLYEGGLQEFVAWLNKNKEMLHGAPITINGERDGVEAEIAMQYNESYRENIFTYVNNIHTIEGGTHLSGFKTALTKTINDYAESSGLAKKHKVKLLGEDVREGLTAVVSVKVPEPQFEGQTKTKLGNSEVQWVVTNLVNRALAEFFEENPAVAKKVVEKAMGAARSREAARKAKELTRRKNALESSSLPGKLADCSNRDPAVSEIYLVEGDSAGGSAKQARDRNFQAVLPLKGKILNVEKARLDKALNNEEVKTIITALGTGVGEDQFDISKLRYHKIIIMTDADVDGSHIRTLLLTLFFRYMPDLIVDGHVYMAEPPLYRVSKKEDARYAQTEDEKDQIVADFGGEKGLYIQRYKGLGEMNPEQLWETTMNPESRTMTRVRLDDVAEAEQVFTMLMGDLVEPRRRFIEENAEHVDLEELDI
- the dnaN gene encoding DNA polymerase III subunit beta, giving the protein MKIQVQQPDLVRALGAVANVVSSKTTLPILSTILFDATKSGLTLAATDLDVSVVTKVGEVEVEKDGKAAIPASKFVAFARTLGADPVVIKASGEKVAVTCGRARLEEPCMAPEDFPSLPSFGEMASIEVPGEILTTMIRTTIYAISRDETRPALQGVHWELEPDAITMVATDGHRLSRVRREVGTGLPETRKLIASSAGLQQVLRLTEGVETVRIHLGENQLSFELGDTVVHTRLVEGMFPNYEQVIPKGNERLVTCDRQTLADRIRRVKISADRVTNQVRFELEPGTLNLSASGTEGSRAEDQLQVEYDGEPLIIGFNHNYVEDVLKHMAAENVQIALDRPDTAAIVVPADPPAAKASDSDDLCLLMPLRLND